The following proteins are co-located in the Urocitellus parryii isolate mUroPar1 chromosome 15, mUroPar1.hap1, whole genome shotgun sequence genome:
- the Usp29 gene encoding ubiquitin carboxyl-terminal hydrolase 29, with protein MKKSEDALGEDDLVPSKKCRAQPWKFAGSHGERPLSLDDEGKEGNSEDAGPSAGTSPTPGPDPREAALPTQTPSDRTSLGSPPESDGDNPDSDGDSPGWQGAPAAPDTPAEPGWAWRGLPNLGNTCYMNAVLQALLAIPSFAQGLLLQSVSWGTASSGALLTPLSWLLVLKDFCKVETKQELLLSIKGAISAAAEAFRGSQQNDAHEFLGQCLQQLKGEFEDLKATWSAGAEAGAEAGAEAGAEAGGDPDPELSPGSPASEASHCPVSANFEFEMQISITCQECGWVVLKTEPSNHLSLDLHRGTEPLPLSVQTALDLFFAAEELQYRCERCQHRRSVLRSWFGRLPRVLIVHLKRYSFDDAWLLVKNDQRVLVSPSLVLTSQCSADTKPPLPVVRRAPAGDANVLRAISQEMLSAVPSPSLPSETQSSESRGPRGVQSTRGGAGRTQRQGGLESELTNPGRRAPAWGQATADSAAAEEGLRLPHEDRGELVSTPSSVLAEVSGNPELQNSEKTNSGGVQGCPEKDMSGPTEARLPEADQDVCGASGSDRGPENQDPMAQARAPDAVGSGGPPPAYRLVSVVSHVGSSHDSGHYISDVFDFQQQAWFLYNDLRVSQIPEAAMWEARKRTGYLFFYMHHEIFEESLEKTASSQKLSAQTETTPWADSEETPWDNL; from the coding sequence ATGAAGAAGAGCGAGGACGCGCTGGGAGAAGACGACCTGGTGCCCAGCAAGAAATGCCGGGCCCAGCCCTGGAAGTTTGCAGGAAGCCACGGGGAGCGACCCCTGAGCTTAGACGacgaaggaaaagaaggaaactcGGAGGACGCTGGGCCTTCAGCCGGGACCAGCCCCACCCCGGGGCCTGACCCGCGCGAGGCGGCGCTTCCCACCCAGACGCCCTCCGACAGAACCAGTCTGGGGTCTCCACCGGAGTCGGACGGGGACAACCCGGACTCGGACGGGGACAGCCCAGGGTGGCAGGGAGCCCCGGCCGCCCCCGACACTCCTGCGGAGCCAGGGTGGGCGTGGCGCGGCCTCCCCAACCTGGGGAACACCTGCTACATGAACGCCGTGCTCCAGGCGCTGCTGGCCATCCCGTCCTTCGCCCAGGGCTTGCTCCTGCAGAGCGTCTCCTGGGGGACAGCGTCCTCGGGGGCCCTCCTCACGCCCCTGAGCTGGCTGCTGGTTCTGAAAGATTTCTGCAAGGTGGAGACCAAGCAGGAGCTGCTCCTGAGCATCAAAGGTGCCATTTCAGCGGCTGCGGAGGCCTTTCGGGGAAGCCAGCAGAACGACGCGCATGAATTTTTAGGccagtgtttacagcagctcaaggGCGAGTTTGAGGATTTAAAGGCCACCTGGAGCGCTGGCGCGGAGGCTGGCGCGGAGGCTGGCGCGGAGGCTGGCGCGGAGGCTGGGGGGGACCCAGACCCAGAGCTGAGCCCTGGCAGCCCTGCCTCCGAAGCCTCCCACTGCCCTGTTAGTGCTAATTTTGAGTTTGAGATGCAGATTTCCATCACGTGCCAAGAGTGTGGCTGGGTGGTCCTCAAGACAGAGCCCAGCAACCACCTGTCCCTGGACCTGCACCGCGGGACAGAACCCCTGCCTCTGTCCGTCCAGACTGCGCTGGACCTCTTCTTTGCAGCCGAGGAGCTGCAGTACCGGTGTGAGCGGTGCCAGCACAGGCGCTCCGTGCTGAGGAGCTGGTTCGGCAGGCTGCCCCGGGTCCTCATTGTCCACCTCAAACGCTACAGCTTCGACGACGCCTGGCTGCTGGTGAAGAATGACCAGCGGGTCCTCGTCTCCCCGTCCTTGGTTCTGACGTCTCAGTGCAGCGCAGACACCAAGCCGCCACTCCCCGTGGTCAGAAGGGCGCCTGCGGGGGACGCCAACGTCCTGCGGGCCATCTCTCAAGAGATGCTTTCTGCGGTCCCCAGCCCGTCCTTGCCGTCCGAGACGCAGAGCTCCGAGTCCCGGGGGCCCCGAGGAGTCCAGAGCACACGTGGAGGAGCAGGCAGGACCCAGCGGCAGGGAGGCCTAGAGTCAGAGCTGACCAACCCCGGACGCAGGGCGCCTGCGTGGGGACAGGCGACAGCAGACTCTGCGGCGGCCGAGGAAGGCCTCCGCCTGCCTCATGAGGACAGAGGAGAGCTGGTCAGCACCCCCAGCTCAGTGCTTGCAGAGGTGTCTGGAAACCCAGAACTTCAGAACAGTGAGAAAACCAACTCCGGGGGTGTCCAGGGATGTCCAGAGAAGGACATGAGTGGACCCACAGAAGCCAGACTTCCGGAAGCCGACCAAGACGTCTGTGGTGCCTCGGGTTCTGACAGGGGTCCTGAAAACCAGGACCCTATGGCCCAGGCCCGGGCACCAGACGCTGTGGGGTCGGGAGGTCCTCCTCCAGCTTACAGGCTGGTCAGCGTGGTCAGCCATGTCGGGAGCTCCCACGACTCGGGCCACTACATCAGTGACGTGTTCGACTTTCAGCAGCAGGCCTGGTTCCTGTACAATGACCTGAGGGTGTCGCAGATCCCAGAGGCCGCCATGTGGGAGGCCCGGAAGCGCACGGGGTACCTGTTTTTTTACATGCACCATGAGATTTTTGAGGAATCGTTGGAAAAGACAGCGAGTTCCCAGAAACTTAGCGCCCAGACAGAGACGACCCCTTGGGCTGACTCAGAAGAGACCCCTTGGGACAACTTGTGA